From Leptospira kirschneri serovar Cynopteri str. 3522 CT, one genomic window encodes:
- a CDS encoding segregation and condensation protein A has protein sequence MENEEAGKSFVVQWNNSEGGLSEGPLSVLWSLIESYKVDIFDVSLSRITRDFLSFLRISETLSLELSAEYALMAANLIYLKSKALLPDPGFEEEDYEPPLPPELVEKLLEHKKFQLTAKKLSEMDQTQTGVFRRESNVTLDEEDNWLDVSLLDLISAFHEILESQSVEAEIPTLLTAPHRFTVEEKMEKILSTLREKKEVSFPELFERERPEKAEIVATFLALLELSKQRILRAKQHKLFGEIRLFLVEGHWNGTEQQSRD, from the coding sequence ATGGAGAATGAAGAAGCCGGTAAGTCCTTTGTAGTTCAATGGAATAATTCGGAAGGCGGTTTATCAGAAGGCCCTTTATCCGTCCTTTGGAGTTTGATTGAAAGTTACAAGGTGGACATCTTTGATGTTTCTCTCTCTCGCATCACCCGGGATTTTTTAAGTTTTCTCAGAATTTCAGAAACTCTCTCTTTAGAACTCAGCGCAGAATACGCCTTAATGGCCGCCAATCTAATTTATCTAAAATCCAAAGCTTTATTACCAGATCCAGGATTTGAGGAAGAGGATTATGAACCCCCACTTCCTCCTGAACTTGTAGAAAAACTTTTAGAACATAAAAAGTTTCAACTTACGGCCAAAAAACTTTCGGAAATGGATCAGACCCAAACAGGAGTTTTTAGAAGAGAATCTAACGTTACCTTGGATGAGGAAGACAATTGGCTGGATGTTTCTCTTTTAGATCTGATTTCTGCGTTTCATGAAATTTTAGAATCTCAATCGGTTGAAGCGGAAATTCCTACATTACTCACCGCGCCTCATCGTTTTACCGTAGAAGAGAAAATGGAAAAAATACTTTCCACTCTTCGGGAAAAAAAAGAAGTCTCTTTTCCGGAATTATTCGAACGAGAACGACCAGAAAAAGCAGAAATCGTTGCCACTTTTCTGGCATTGCTGGAACTAAGTAAGCAGAGGATTTTACGCGCCAAACAACACAAACTGTTTGGAGAGATCCGTTTATTTCTGGTAGAGGGACATTGGAACGGGACAGAACAGCAATCAAGGGATTGA
- a CDS encoding transcriptional regulator: protein MANKIITIPLENIDFSSPGKRLRYAIKNILAMNDEDFATSIGKSQNYISYICNDKRPLLDKLAADIETTHGISGLWLIKGQGSPEVNSSLNENSGTVKKMKKRDYLWNKISNDKAEDILISFYDDIPNETRSLIYQMIVAVSKNSRYS from the coding sequence ATGGCAAATAAAATTATCACAATCCCTTTGGAAAATATAGATTTTTCTTCTCCGGGAAAACGACTTCGTTATGCTATAAAAAATATATTAGCGATGAATGATGAAGATTTTGCAACTTCGATCGGCAAATCTCAAAATTACATCAGTTACATTTGTAACGATAAACGTCCCTTATTGGATAAACTTGCGGCTGATATTGAAACTACACACGGTATTTCGGGTCTATGGCTGATCAAAGGACAAGGAAGTCCCGAAGTGAATTCTTCCCTAAACGAAAATTCGGGCACTGTTAAAAAAATGAAAAAAAGGGATTATCTTTGGAATAAAATATCCAACGATAAAGCGGAAGATATTTTAATTTCTTTCTATGATGATATTCCAAATGAAACCCGTAGTCTAATTTATCAAATGATCGTTGCGGTTTCCAAAAATAGTCGATATAGCTAA
- a CDS encoding protein-glutamate methylesterase/protein-glutamine glutaminase, with amino-acid sequence MIPNPVRAVIIDDSLLVRNIISDQIQKDSKIHVVATGKTGMDCIDLAQKMNPDVIILDVEMPVMDGLTALHELQKKKLGIPVIMLSVLTQNGAEATFKALEYGAIDFVPKPSSVFQFDPEEIGNILKSKILAYFESKVRIPSQNLLNKAPAYSKVPAGAHLKKSPIQAICIGTSTGGPRALQEVFSRIPADISLPILVVQHMPAGFTKAFATRLNDHAKIKVKEAEDGEPIEPNTGYVAPGDAHLSIQSKGGRKWIALNREAPVNGHRPSIEVLLNSAIEEYKSGIIGVIMTGMGKDGSAAIVRVREVGGSTIAQDEQTSVIYGMNRQAVEMGGVEYIEPVTEIINRIQIILKERGI; translated from the coding sequence ATGATTCCGAATCCGGTTCGTGCGGTTATTATAGATGATTCTTTATTAGTCAGAAATATCATTTCTGATCAGATCCAAAAAGATTCTAAGATCCATGTTGTCGCAACCGGCAAAACCGGAATGGATTGTATCGATCTGGCTCAAAAGATGAATCCGGATGTGATTATACTCGATGTGGAAATGCCGGTTATGGATGGCCTTACAGCACTTCATGAACTTCAAAAAAAGAAATTAGGAATTCCTGTCATTATGCTTTCCGTTTTGACTCAGAACGGAGCCGAAGCAACTTTCAAAGCTCTGGAATATGGAGCCATCGATTTCGTACCCAAACCTTCTAGTGTGTTTCAATTTGATCCGGAAGAAATTGGTAACATTTTAAAATCTAAAATTTTAGCTTACTTTGAAAGTAAAGTACGGATCCCTTCCCAAAATCTTTTGAATAAGGCTCCGGCTTATTCCAAGGTCCCGGCTGGAGCACATTTAAAAAAATCTCCGATCCAGGCGATTTGTATCGGTACTTCCACTGGAGGACCTAGAGCGCTTCAAGAAGTATTTTCCAGAATTCCAGCGGATATTTCTTTACCGATTTTAGTCGTTCAACATATGCCCGCAGGTTTTACAAAAGCGTTTGCAACTCGACTGAACGATCACGCAAAGATCAAAGTAAAAGAAGCAGAGGACGGTGAGCCGATAGAACCGAACACCGGTTATGTGGCTCCGGGTGACGCACATCTTTCCATTCAATCCAAAGGAGGGAGGAAATGGATTGCCCTGAACAGGGAAGCCCCTGTAAATGGACACAGACCTTCCATCGAAGTTCTTCTAAACAGTGCGATTGAAGAATATAAAAGCGGAATTATAGGCGTGATTATGACTGGGATGGGCAAAGACGGTTCTGCGGCCATCGTAAGAGTCAGAGAAGTAGGCGGCTCTACGATTGCACAAGACGAACAGACCTCTGTTATTTATGGGATGAATCGTCAAGCCGTGGAGATGGGAGGCGTCGAATATATTGAGCCTGTTACAGAAATCATCAATAGGATCCAAATCATTTTGAAAGAGAGAGGAATTTAA
- the cmk gene encoding (d)CMP kinase, with the protein MNENVIALDGPAGSGKSTVARQIAEKIGFNYLDTGAFYRALTLYLFRLHQTSPNSRFEDWVKTSEAERSLAEIRIVCEFSAGNENRILLCGEDVSLAIRTPEITREIKHIANRRIYRDFVNKKLHSLAKLHKLIMDGRDIGTEVFPDAKFKFYLTASSKVRAERRFLQLQEQGIFADRNEIEKEIISRDKSDMEREIAPLYQAKDAILIDTDILSKNSVISKILEILDQ; encoded by the coding sequence ATGAATGAAAACGTAATCGCTTTAGACGGTCCGGCTGGTTCTGGCAAAAGTACGGTAGCAAGACAAATCGCCGAAAAAATAGGATTTAATTATTTAGATACGGGGGCTTTTTACAGAGCCTTGACCTTGTATCTTTTTCGGTTACATCAAACTTCACCTAACAGTCGTTTTGAGGATTGGGTAAAAACATCGGAAGCGGAACGCAGTTTGGCGGAAATTCGAATTGTATGCGAGTTTTCGGCCGGAAATGAGAATCGAATTTTACTGTGTGGAGAAGACGTTTCTTTGGCAATACGAACTCCGGAAATTACAAGAGAAATCAAACATATAGCAAACCGCAGAATTTACAGAGACTTCGTAAATAAAAAACTGCATTCCCTCGCAAAACTTCATAAATTGATTATGGACGGGAGAGATATTGGAACCGAAGTGTTTCCAGATGCAAAATTTAAATTTTATCTGACCGCTTCTTCGAAAGTAAGAGCGGAACGTAGATTTTTACAATTGCAAGAACAGGGAATCTTCGCCGATCGGAATGAGATTGAAAAAGAGATTATCTCAAGAGATAAATCGGATATGGAACGAGAAATTGCTCCTCTTTATCAAGCAAAGGATGCAATCCTAATTGACACCGATATTCTCTCTAAAAATAGTGTAATCAGCAAGATCCTCGAAATTCTGGATCAATGA
- the hisG gene encoding ATP phosphoribosyltransferase: MLTLALPKGRLAEESIDLMISKGWLSSKPDPNSKELIYNDPKGKVRILLVRSQDVATYVEQCAADAGISGWDVLKEGGYDLATPLDLKIGKCRLSLAAPSGFTLEAHHRKIRVATKYPNLAREFFFLKGLSCEIFKLYGSIELAPLVGLSDCIVDLVSTGGTLKANGLKELDIILESSARLVFNRSSLYGKRKEAVEFMDSLSKI; the protein is encoded by the coding sequence ATGTTAACTCTGGCTTTGCCTAAGGGAAGATTGGCCGAAGAGAGCATCGATCTGATGATCTCTAAAGGTTGGCTTTCTTCTAAACCCGATCCTAATTCTAAAGAACTGATCTACAACGATCCAAAGGGAAAAGTTCGAATTTTACTTGTACGTTCTCAAGATGTTGCTACATATGTGGAACAATGTGCAGCGGATGCGGGAATCAGTGGATGGGACGTTTTAAAAGAAGGGGGTTATGATTTAGCGACACCTCTGGATTTAAAAATTGGAAAGTGTAGGCTTTCTCTTGCGGCCCCGAGTGGTTTTACTTTAGAAGCGCATCATCGTAAGATTCGAGTGGCCACTAAATATCCAAATTTAGCGAGGGAGTTTTTCTTTCTGAAAGGACTTTCCTGTGAAATTTTTAAACTCTATGGAAGTATAGAACTCGCTCCTCTTGTTGGTCTTTCTGATTGTATCGTAGATTTAGTTTCTACTGGAGGAACACTCAAGGCAAACGGACTCAAAGAGCTGGACATAATTTTAGAATCTTCTGCTCGTCTTGTTTTTAATCGCTCTTCTCTTTACGGGAAACGAAAAGAAGCGGTTGAATTTATGGATTCTCTTTCTAAAATCTAA
- the scpB gene encoding SMC-Scp complex subunit ScpB has translation MERDRTAIKGLIEALLFVSGEPLKLASIAKSAEIEKTEAREILDELVLDYSEKNGGFLLKEIAGAYQFVTNEGFAELLGNIFKEKRREQLSKSSLDTLAIIAYKQPITLPEIDEIRGVSSRAMVTSLISKKLIKPVGNKEVPGRPALYGTTKEFLIHFGLNKLSDLPAPVEVKELKFENLDDLLEDE, from the coding sequence TTGGAACGGGACAGAACAGCAATCAAGGGATTGATCGAGGCTTTACTATTCGTTTCCGGTGAACCCTTAAAATTGGCGAGCATCGCCAAATCTGCGGAAATCGAAAAAACGGAAGCTCGTGAAATTTTAGATGAACTCGTATTGGATTATTCCGAAAAAAACGGTGGATTTTTACTGAAAGAAATCGCCGGAGCTTATCAATTTGTAACTAACGAAGGTTTTGCGGAACTACTCGGAAATATTTTTAAAGAAAAAAGAAGAGAACAACTTTCTAAATCTAGTTTAGACACACTTGCTATCATCGCTTACAAACAACCGATTACACTCCCAGAAATAGACGAGATACGAGGAGTTTCTTCCCGGGCTATGGTTACGTCTCTTATTTCTAAAAAGTTGATCAAACCGGTCGGAAACAAAGAAGTTCCCGGAAGACCCGCCTTGTATGGAACTACGAAAGAGTTCTTGATTCATTTCGGATTGAATAAACTATCGGATCTTCCCGCTCCTGTGGAAGTAAAAGAATTGAAATTCGAAAATTTGGACGATTTGCTCGAAGATGAGTGA
- a CDS encoding prephenate dehydrogenase, whose product MKLEFSNILIYGLGLMGASLSLALKKKGVSAPITGVVGSAKSKTKGQSLKSADQILTSEEFSSTRSWKDYDFIIFGIPVDLTVKLISELPTDFSGIITDLGSTKKEIIRAVETRFPFEHNYISSHPMCGSEESGLEFANSSLYEGRLCILTSPKNAKPGVQDRLKNFWRFVGTTTIEISAEEHDSILSYLSHSPHILSSIMADWAANQKTVKRYTDLSPIPLNGGGFRDMTRIAGSNPKMWAAIFDSNQDEIFRSLSDFRDRLDIILEKLNPKNTLDPKEWERFMEISRRSRDFILKNQDDSKKN is encoded by the coding sequence GTGAAATTAGAATTTTCTAATATTTTAATTTACGGATTGGGGCTGATGGGTGCTTCACTTTCTTTGGCTCTTAAAAAAAAGGGAGTTTCCGCACCTATTACTGGAGTTGTAGGTTCTGCCAAAAGTAAAACAAAAGGACAATCCTTAAAATCTGCGGATCAAATTTTAACCTCGGAAGAATTTAGTTCCACTCGAAGTTGGAAGGATTACGATTTTATTATATTTGGAATTCCAGTAGATCTTACGGTAAAATTAATTTCCGAGTTACCTACCGATTTTTCTGGAATTATCACTGATTTAGGCTCCACTAAAAAAGAAATCATCCGTGCTGTGGAAACCCGTTTTCCGTTCGAACACAATTATATTTCTTCTCATCCGATGTGCGGTTCCGAGGAATCCGGGCTCGAATTCGCAAACTCTTCGTTATACGAAGGGAGACTTTGTATTTTAACTTCTCCTAAAAACGCAAAACCGGGAGTTCAGGATCGTTTGAAAAACTTTTGGAGATTTGTCGGGACTACAACGATAGAAATTTCTGCGGAGGAACACGATTCTATTCTATCGTATCTATCACATTCTCCTCATATACTTTCCTCGATTATGGCGGACTGGGCAGCCAATCAAAAAACGGTAAAACGTTATACGGATCTTTCTCCGATCCCTTTGAACGGAGGAGGGTTTCGAGATATGACTCGAATTGCAGGTTCCAACCCAAAGATGTGGGCCGCTATTTTTGATTCTAATCAGGACGAAATTTTCCGTTCGTTATCCGATTTTAGGGATCGACTTGATATTATATTAGAAAAATTGAATCCGAAAAATACTCTGGATCCGAAAGAATGGGAACGATTTATGGAAATTTCTCGTAGATCCAGGGATTTTATTTTGAAGAACCAGGATGATTCCAAAAAAAACTAA
- a CDS encoding 30S ribosomal protein S1, which translates to MTNKEEKSTFAEVFKQWEQSIHEEPELRKDQVVEGKIVSVDNDYVYVAIEGLKQEGRIPRGDFDEAPERGNYVSAIVKRKESQDSGCILSKKEADQRKGWEIVKEAFKNGYQVTGRLINEIKGKGYIVNVEGVELFLPASQLSYKFKEGETFKNKELEFKIIELNDRTRSGVVSRKKLLDEVNEEKWDALLLKLKVGDKVKAIVSKIASFGVFCEVDGVTGLLRQRDISYKKYAPFKQYFQIGQEVELVILELDKENNKLALGLKQLYEDPWVWAERSLEKEMVIRGTVTSLTKFGAFVELKEGLEGLIHTSELAWSKKPPQPKDILKKGQEVEALVLDIDFKNRRLSLGLKQLQPNPWDQLGPEIRRGNVLEGVITGITKYGAFVEVENGIEGLIHISDITWDEKVSNPTSQLKKGDTVRYMILDVNLDAQRISCGLKQLMENPYEVFRNEHPVGTIVEGKVKSIKEFGIFVEVAPGIEGLVHISEVPNGKEVNLAELYKSDEIVKTAVIKVDVKNKKISLSIKDFDKALEREEMSKYLKTSDTPSRESLGSFLNTSLR; encoded by the coding sequence ATGACAAACAAGGAAGAGAAGTCCACTTTTGCAGAAGTATTCAAACAGTGGGAACAATCAATACACGAGGAACCGGAACTCCGGAAAGATCAAGTCGTTGAAGGAAAAATCGTCTCCGTAGACAACGACTACGTTTATGTGGCGATAGAAGGGCTTAAACAAGAAGGTCGTATTCCAAGGGGAGATTTCGACGAAGCCCCGGAAAGAGGAAATTACGTTTCTGCAATTGTGAAAAGAAAAGAATCTCAGGATTCTGGTTGTATTCTTTCTAAAAAAGAAGCCGATCAAAGAAAAGGTTGGGAAATTGTAAAAGAAGCTTTTAAAAACGGTTATCAAGTTACCGGTCGTTTAATAAACGAAATCAAAGGTAAAGGTTATATCGTAAACGTGGAAGGTGTGGAACTTTTTCTTCCGGCTTCTCAACTCAGTTATAAATTTAAAGAAGGGGAAACCTTCAAAAACAAAGAACTTGAATTTAAGATTATAGAACTCAACGATCGCACTCGTTCGGGAGTTGTTTCCAGAAAAAAACTTTTAGATGAAGTGAACGAAGAAAAATGGGACGCTCTTCTTTTAAAACTGAAAGTAGGGGATAAAGTAAAAGCGATCGTAAGTAAAATTGCTTCTTTTGGAGTTTTTTGTGAAGTAGACGGTGTTACCGGACTTCTTCGTCAAAGAGATATTTCTTATAAAAAATACGCTCCTTTTAAACAATACTTTCAGATCGGTCAAGAAGTAGAACTTGTAATTCTTGAACTCGACAAAGAAAACAACAAACTCGCGTTAGGTTTAAAACAACTCTACGAAGATCCTTGGGTTTGGGCGGAACGTTCTTTAGAAAAAGAAATGGTGATCCGAGGAACCGTAACTTCTCTCACTAAGTTCGGAGCGTTTGTAGAATTGAAAGAAGGTTTGGAAGGTTTGATTCATACTTCTGAACTTGCTTGGTCTAAAAAACCACCACAACCGAAAGATATATTAAAAAAAGGTCAAGAAGTAGAGGCTCTGGTTTTAGATATAGATTTCAAAAACAGAAGACTTTCTTTAGGACTGAAACAACTACAGCCGAATCCTTGGGATCAGCTTGGTCCTGAAATCCGTAGAGGAAATGTTTTAGAAGGTGTAATTACCGGTATCACTAAATACGGCGCCTTTGTGGAAGTGGAGAACGGAATTGAAGGCTTAATACACATTAGCGATATTACCTGGGACGAAAAGGTATCTAATCCTACTTCTCAACTTAAAAAAGGTGATACTGTAAGATACATGATTTTAGACGTCAACTTGGATGCTCAGAGAATTTCTTGTGGCCTTAAACAGTTGATGGAAAATCCGTATGAAGTTTTTAGGAATGAACACCCTGTTGGTACGATCGTAGAAGGAAAAGTAAAGTCCATTAAGGAATTTGGTATTTTTGTGGAAGTAGCTCCAGGAATCGAAGGATTGGTGCATATTTCCGAAGTGCCAAATGGAAAAGAAGTTAATCTCGCAGAGTTATACAAATCAGATGAAATTGTAAAAACTGCAGTGATTAAGGTGGATGTGAAAAACAAAAAGATTTCGCTTTCCATTAAGGATTTTGACAAGGCTTTGGAAAGAGAGGAAATGTCTAAATATCTGAAAACTTCGGATACACCTTCTCGAGAAAGTTTAGGAAGTTTCTTAAATACTTCTCTCAGATAA
- the rpmF gene encoding 50S ribosomal protein L32: MAVPKRRKSKSKVRTKRAHHAIGKPNLVPCPNCNSYRLPHRICPTCGFYKTGIVLEPKVKKPKEEN, translated from the coding sequence ATGGCAGTTCCTAAAAGACGAAAATCGAAATCAAAAGTTAGAACAAAACGTGCTCATCATGCCATCGGGAAACCGAATTTGGTGCCTTGTCCCAATTGTAATTCGTATAGACTTCCACACAGAATTTGTCCTACTTGCGGATTTTATAAAACTGGAATTGTTTTAGAACCGAAAGTTAAGAAGCCTAAAGAAGAAAATTAA
- a CDS encoding response regulator: MARILVVDDAKFMRTMVKDALTQTGHEIVGEAENGNIAVEQYKTLKPDLVTMDITMREKDGIEAAQEIFKMDSKAKIIMVTALGQEDLLAKAIKMGVKDFVVKPFSPERLQQAADKALNS; the protein is encoded by the coding sequence ATGGCCAGAATTCTCGTTGTGGATGACGCAAAATTTATGAGAACCATGGTAAAAGATGCACTGACTCAAACCGGTCACGAAATCGTGGGAGAAGCAGAAAACGGAAATATTGCTGTAGAACAATATAAAACTCTAAAACCGGATCTGGTCACTATGGATATTACCATGAGAGAAAAGGATGGGATCGAAGCTGCTCAGGAAATTTTTAAAATGGACTCGAAGGCTAAAATCATCATGGTAACTGCGCTTGGTCAAGAAGATCTACTCGCAAAAGCGATCAAAATGGGTGTTAAGGATTTCGTAGTAAAACCTTTTTCTCCAGAAAGATTGCAACAAGCTGCAGACAAGGCGCTCAATTCGTAA
- the aroA gene encoding 3-phosphoshikimate 1-carboxyvinyltransferase produces MIPKKTKLKSREIEVPGDKSLSHRSVLFAALSKGKSKVTGFLEAEDPLNTMSAFAKLGLKVQKIKPGEYEFESPGKNRLISPNADLDFGNAGTGIRLSAGLICGLPGLNATLTGDNSLKKRPMGRIIKPLSSMGASIVGLGEKETAPLKIEGKKLKGFRYESPIASAQIKSCLMLAAISSETDLEYSENILSRDHTENMFRFLGNKIEQISPFHFKIKPPYVLNGGEFKVPGDISSAAFFLVLGVLAKEGNLLIKNIGLNPARTGILTALQSMGAKIEIQNQRIECGEPVGDLKTYPSNLQKSNIPESLIPSIIDEIPILSVAGLFAEGGFEIRHAEELRAKESDRIHTMVSNFRELGIEVEEYTDGYSFDGTSKKSSEVWTRLSTVKKVPIRSYMDHRIAMSFLIFKALSGLDLQIDETSWIETSFPGFEKLLESCINE; encoded by the coding sequence ATGATTCCAAAAAAAACTAAACTCAAATCCAGAGAAATAGAAGTTCCGGGAGATAAATCACTTTCTCACCGTTCCGTTTTGTTTGCGGCACTTTCCAAAGGTAAATCCAAAGTGACCGGATTTTTAGAAGCCGAAGATCCTTTGAACACGATGTCTGCATTCGCCAAACTAGGATTAAAAGTTCAAAAGATCAAACCGGGAGAATACGAATTTGAAAGTCCCGGAAAAAACCGACTTATTTCGCCTAACGCTGATTTGGATTTCGGAAACGCGGGTACCGGAATTAGATTGTCCGCGGGACTTATCTGCGGACTACCAGGTTTAAACGCTACTTTAACCGGAGACAATTCCTTAAAAAAACGTCCTATGGGAAGAATTATAAAACCCTTAAGTTCGATGGGGGCTTCGATCGTAGGACTTGGAGAAAAAGAAACCGCTCCTTTAAAAATCGAAGGAAAAAAATTAAAAGGATTTCGTTACGAAAGTCCGATCGCAAGCGCACAAATCAAATCCTGTCTGATGTTGGCTGCGATTTCGTCTGAAACAGATTTGGAATATTCGGAAAATATATTATCCAGAGATCACACCGAAAATATGTTTCGTTTTTTAGGAAACAAGATAGAACAAATTTCCCCCTTTCATTTTAAAATCAAACCTCCCTACGTTTTGAACGGTGGAGAATTTAAGGTGCCGGGTGATATTTCCTCGGCGGCTTTTTTTCTTGTGCTCGGAGTTTTGGCAAAAGAAGGGAATTTGCTCATTAAAAACATAGGACTCAATCCTGCTAGAACAGGGATTTTAACGGCGCTCCAATCTATGGGGGCAAAAATAGAAATTCAGAATCAACGTATAGAATGTGGCGAACCTGTGGGAGATTTAAAAACATATCCTTCTAATTTACAAAAATCGAATATTCCGGAATCCTTAATTCCTTCCATTATAGATGAAATACCGATTCTTTCCGTAGCGGGACTTTTTGCGGAAGGTGGTTTTGAAATCCGTCACGCGGAAGAACTCAGGGCGAAAGAATCCGATCGAATTCATACGATGGTTTCCAATTTTCGTGAGCTCGGTATCGAAGTAGAAGAATATACGGACGGATATTCGTTTGACGGAACTTCTAAAAAATCTTCGGAAGTATGGACTCGACTTTCCACTGTAAAAAAAGTTCCGATTCGATCGTATATGGATCATAGAATTGCAATGAGTTTTTTGATTTTTAAAGCGCTTTCTGGTTTAGATCTCCAAATCGACGAAACTTCTTGGATCGAAACTTCTTTTCCTGGGTTTGAAAAGTTACTCGAGAGTTGTATCAATGAATGA
- the pheA gene encoding prephenate dehydratase, with the protein MSDLDQQLKIFRDQIDSLDREIVKSIQTRAEFASKIGEIKRERNEPVFRPDREKEVYEKIKSFSSGPLSDKVLLAIYREIMSGSISVEKGLEVGYLGPAGSFSNQAVRSRFGASINALEFNSIPDVFRAVETDKIDYGVVPVENSSEGLVNSTLDQFLVSDLLIYSEHYLRINISLLGFEHDLSKIKTLYGIKIANSQCKNWIAANLPHVEIVETSSTAKAAQIVAEKKDACAAVASSIAAEIYGLSLIRESIEDLPDNTTRFLIIGKNQCPPTGNDKTSIVFSCPDKPGALYRVLKPFFDHQLNLSKIESRPTRRNSWEYNFFIDFYGHQKDPSIQNVLAGLKENTIFLRVLGSYPMSPQSL; encoded by the coding sequence ATGAGTGATTTAGATCAACAGTTAAAAATCTTTAGAGATCAGATTGATTCTTTGGATCGAGAAATCGTAAAGTCTATTCAAACTCGCGCAGAGTTTGCTTCTAAGATCGGAGAAATCAAAAGAGAAAGAAACGAGCCGGTCTTCCGACCAGATAGAGAAAAGGAAGTTTACGAAAAGATAAAGTCTTTTAGTTCCGGCCCACTTTCAGACAAAGTGTTACTTGCAATATACCGTGAAATCATGTCCGGTTCTATTTCCGTAGAAAAAGGATTAGAAGTAGGTTATTTAGGACCTGCGGGCTCCTTTTCCAATCAAGCAGTTCGTTCTCGTTTTGGAGCCTCCATTAACGCTTTGGAATTCAATTCGATTCCGGACGTTTTCCGCGCCGTAGAAACCGATAAAATCGATTACGGGGTTGTGCCTGTGGAAAATTCCAGCGAAGGTTTGGTCAATTCTACTCTGGATCAATTTTTAGTTTCGGATCTTCTCATTTACTCGGAACACTATTTAAGAATCAATATCAGTCTTCTCGGGTTCGAACACGATCTTTCCAAAATCAAAACGTTATACGGAATCAAAATCGCCAATTCTCAGTGTAAAAACTGGATCGCCGCCAATCTTCCTCACGTAGAAATTGTAGAAACTTCTTCTACCGCAAAAGCGGCTCAGATCGTAGCGGAAAAAAAAGACGCCTGTGCCGCGGTTGCTTCTTCCATCGCTGCAGAAATTTATGGGCTCAGTCTGATTCGTGAATCCATTGAAGATCTTCCCGACAATACTACCCGCTTTTTGATCATAGGCAAAAATCAATGTCCTCCTACGGGGAACGATAAAACTTCGATCGTTTTTTCTTGCCCCGATAAACCAGGCGCGCTTTATCGAGTGCTAAAACCTTTTTTCGATCATCAACTCAATTTGAGTAAGATAGAATCCAGACCCACTAGAAGAAATTCCTGGGAATATAACTTCTTTATAGACTTTTACGGTCATCAAAAAGATCCATCGATCCAAAACGTTCTCGCCGGTCTGAAAGAAAATACTATTTTTCTGAGAGTGCTCGGCTCTTATCCGATGTCTCCGCAAAGCCTGTGA